The proteins below come from a single Halictus rubicundus isolate RS-2024b chromosome 13, iyHalRubi1_principal, whole genome shotgun sequence genomic window:
- the LOC143360674 gene encoding putative peptidase C1-like protein F26E4.3, whose product MRFRLRVACMVLVNVLSIAESIPDLTGLPAGPYCAGRYPAGSCCAGRQDECSAPILATTCYCDDFCDRRGEEDCCPDYWSHCRGLVPTSPPDTFRRCIFEGKYYNEGQQFKRNCNLCKCTSMGERAEVVCEQNRCLQERDLIEEINLESPILGWRARNYSEFSGRTLTEGIKLRLGTLNPSRSVHKMNSVTRNYEQSLPRQFDARSRWPLYISGVKDQGWCGASWAISSADVASDRFSIMSMGVEDAELSAQHLLSCNNRGQRGCDGGYLDRAWMFMRKFGLVDESCYPWTGSSEQCKIRKRSDLRSAGCPASSNSLRTDLYKVGPAYRLGNETDIMQEILRSGPVQATMRVYQDFFSYESGVYKRSPFAERYESGYHSVRIIGWGEEQSSRGSPVKYWLVMNSWGRHWGENGLFRIQRGTDECEIESFVLGVWAKTALPEGTKDIPV is encoded by the exons ATGCGATTCCGGTTGAGAGTAGCGTGCATGGTGTTGGTCAACGTTCTGTCGATCGCGGAGAGCATACCGGACTTAACCGGACTGCCGGCAGGGCCTTACTGCGCCGGCAGATATCCGGCCGGTAGCTGCTGTGCAGGACGACAGGACGAGTGCAGCGCACCGATCCTCGCCACCACATGCTACTGCGACGATTTTTGCGATCGACGCGGAGAAGAGGATTGCTGTCCAGATTATTGGAGTCATTGCAGGGGACTCGTTCCAACGTCGCCTCCGGACACGTTCAGAC GATGCATCTTCGAAGGGAAATACTACAACGAAGGACAACAGTTCAAACGGAACTGCAACTTGTG CAAGTGCACCTCGATGGGCGAGCGAGCGGAAGTGGTTTGCGAGCAGAATCGGTGCTTGCAGGAGCGAGATCTGATAGAGGAGATCAATCTGGAGAGTCCTATCCTCGGCTGGAGAGCGAGAAACTACTCGGAGTTCTCGGGTAGGACGCTCACCGAAGGTATCAAGCTTCGTTTAGGTACCCTAAACCCGTCGCGATCG GTCCACAAGATGAACTCGGTCACGCGAAACTACGAGCAATCGCTGCCGCGACAATTCGACGCCAGGTCCCGTTGGCCTCTCTACATATCCGGCGTGAAGGATCAAGGATGGTGCGGCGCATCCTGGGCAATTTCGAGCGCGGACGTCGCCTCGGATAGGTTTTCCATAATGAGCATGGGCGTGGAGGACGCGGAGCTGAGCGCGCAACACTTGCTCTCTTGCAATAACAGAGGCCAACGAGGCTGCGACGGTGGTTACTTGGATCGAGCCTGGATGTTCATGAGGAAATTTGG TTTGGTCGACGAATCGTGCTATCCGTGGACAGGATCGAGCGAGCAATGCAAAATTCGAAAGAGGAGCGATTTGAGGAGCGCGGGTTGTCCCGCATCATCCAACTCGCTTCGCACGGATTTGTACAAAGTTGGGCCCGCGTACCGCTTGGGCAACGAGACCGACATCATGCAGGAAATCTTGAGATCCGGCCCCGTGCAAG CCACGATGAGGGTCTACCAGGATTTCTTCTCGTACGAGTCGGGAGTCTACAAACGGTCGCCGTTCGCAGAGCGATACGAGTCCGGCTATCATTCGGTAAGGATAATCGGATGGGGAGAAGAACAGTCTAGTCGTGGCTCACCGGTGAAATACTGG CTGGTGATGAACTCGTGGGGTCGGCATTGGGGCGAGAACGGTCTATTCCGCATTCAAAGAGGCACCGACGAATGCGAGATCGAGTCATTCGTGTTGGGAGTGTGGGCGAAGACGGCCCTGCCTGAAGGCACCAAAGACATTCCCGTGTAG
- the LOC143360677 gene encoding uncharacterized protein LOC143360677, with translation MGSRSDSIKDPIYYPSMQEVAATTEASGTAMETRSVTEGSERSRGSAGSQDLGLEETNSLKVPRKFITNWRQACDRTRDRTKDLLKRWRTVSSNVDEVIVGAPVPNKQLDHPGWSVHVWTTWVSRFPSDDNLATIEGPGGAKGGNLKDLAPIQRDKFSHLFAYLLDHDKDGFINRKDFRMLSERLRRFADWSWNGPEYLRLMEAEQGLAELILQEKQHEPEGGKGISLDEWLRWWARVVAPAGGTSYNDIPFWLKILPRIFFLAINSSASGIISKKELGSFYGSVVGLDANRIAKCLDIAYNSMTSNGDHPLGWPQYQLVFANFLFGRGPFGPGEHFLGMTDSCMIRGNNVPFPIDYAAMNTPKDKLEVYSPHCRSARRSVVV, from the exons ATGGGGAGTCGTTCGGACAGCATAAAGGATCCGATCTATTATCCTTCGATGCAGGAGGTCGCAGCAACGACAGAAGCGTCGGGAACGGCGATGGAAACGAGGTCGGTGACAGAGGGTAGCGAGAGAAGCAGAGGATCCGCGGGTAGCCAAGATCTCGGCCTCGAGGAAACTAATTCGCTGAAAGTACCGCGAAAGTTTATCACGAATTGGCGGCAGGCTTGCGACCGCACCCGCGACAGAACCAAGGATCTCTTGAAACGTTGGCGAACCGTATCGAGCAACGTCGACGAGGTGATCGTCGGCGCACCCGTTCCAAACAAGCAATTGGACCATCCTGGTTGGAGCGTACACGTTTGGA CTACCTGGGTGAGCCGATTTCCCAGCGACGACAACCTAGCGACGATAGAAGGTCCTGGCGGCGCCAAGGGAGGGAATTTAAAAGATCTGGCGCCCATCCAACGGGACAAATTCAGTCATTTGTTCGCGTACCTGTTGGACCACGACAAAGACGGTTTCATTAACAGAAAAGATTTTCGTATGCTTTCGGAG CGACTGCGACGATTCGCGGATTGGTCGTGGAACGGGCCCGAGTACTTGCGATTAATGGAAGCCGAGCAGGGTTTGGCGGAGCTGATTCTCCAAGAGAAACAACACGAGCCGGAGGGTGGCAAGGGAATCAGCCTGGACGAATGGTTGCGTTGGTGGGCCAGAGTCGTCGCCCCGGCCGGTGGTACCTCCTACAACGATATCCCCTTTTGGCTGAAGATTTTGCCGAGAATATTTTTCCTCGCGATCAACAGCTCGGCGAGCGGGATCATCTCGAAGAAGGAGCTTGGCTCGTTCTACGGATCCGTCGTTGGCCTTGACGCGAATAGAATCGCCAAGTGTCTGGATATCGCGTACAATTCCATGACATCG AACGGAGATCATCCCCTGGGTTGGCCACAGTATCAGCTCGTGTTTGCCAATTTTCTGTTCGGCCGGGGTCCGTTCGGTCCTGGCGAACATTTCCTCGGCATGACGGACTCCTGCATGATTCGAGGCAACAACGTTCCCTTCCCGATCGATTACGCCGCGATGAATACACCAAAGGACAAATTGGAAGTGTACAGTCCGCACTGCAGAAGCGCGCGTCGCAGCGTCGTCGTTTGA
- the Rpl15 gene encoding ribosomal protein L15, whose protein sequence is MGAYKYMQELYRKKQSDMLRFLLRVRCWQYRQLTKMHRAPRPSRPDKARRLGYKAKQGFVIFRIRVRRGGRKRPVPKGATYGKPKSHGVNQLKPTRKLQSVAEERVGRRCGGLRVLNSYWVAQDSTYMYYEVILVDPAHKEIRNDPKINWICDAVHKHRELRGKTSAGRSSRGLGKGHRYSQTIGGSGKAAWLRRNSLSLRRKR, encoded by the exons ATGGGTGCGTACAAGTATATGCAAGAGCTTTATCGTAAAAAGCAGAGCGATATGCTCCGCTTTTTACTTCGAGTTCGATGCTGGCAGTACCGTCAGTTGACTAAAATGCATCGTGCCCCGAGACCATCCAGACCTGACAAAGCTCGCCGTTTGGGCTACAAAGCCAAGCAAG GTTTCGTCATATTTAGAATTCGTGTAAGGAGAGGAGGTCGCAAACGTCCTGTCCCCAAGGGAGCAACTTATGGCAAACCCAAAAGCCACGGTGTTAACCAGCTGAAGCCAACCCGGAAATTACAGTCTGTCGCGGAA GAACGCGTGGGCCGACGATGCGGTGGTCTACGAGTGTTGAACAGTTACTGGGTTGCTCAGGACTCTACGTACATGTATTACGAAGTGATCTTGGTTGACCCTGCACACAAG GAAATTCGTAACGATCCAAAGATCAATTGGATATGCGATGCTGTGCACAAACACCGCGAACTTCGCGGAAAGACTTCGGCTGGCAGAAGCTCGCGAGGATTGGGCAAAGGACATCGTTATTCACAGACTATCGGTGGTTCTGGCAAGGCGGCATGGCTGAGACGGAACTCATTATCGCTTCGCAGAAAGCGATAG
- the Arpc3a gene encoding actin-related protein 2/3 complex, subunit 3A produces MPAYHSCFVENNGNIGNMALLPIRTHFRGPAPPFTKDLDIIDEALYFFKANVFFRTYEIKSEADRVLIYITLYITECLKRLQKCATQAQATNEMYSLAISKFDIPGDPGFPLNSVYAKPSNPMEADTMRQYLQQIRQETGVRLVEKVYGEDGKPSKWWLCFAKKKFMDKSLSGPGQ; encoded by the exons ATGCCT GCATATCATTCGTGTTTCGTAGAAAACAATGGAAACATCGGTAACATGGCGCTTTTGCCGATTCGAACTCATTTTAGAGGTCCCGCGCCTCCTTTTACGAAAGATTTAGACATAATCGACGAAGCGTTGTACTTCTTTAAAGCGAATGTGTTCTTTAGAACATACGAAATCAAG AGCGAGGCGGACAGAGTCTTAATTTACATCACATTGTACATAACCGAGTGCTTGAAAAGGCTGCAGAAATGCGCAACCCAAGCCCAAGCTACAAACGAAATGTACTCTCTGGCTATTTCGAAGTTCGATATTCCAGGAGACCCTGGATTTCCCTTAAATTCCGTGTATGCCAAGCCTAGTAATCCCATGGAAGCAG ATACTATGAGACAATATCTACAACAAATAAGACAGGAAACTGGTGTCAGACTGGTGGAAAAGGTATACGGAGAGGATGGAAAACCCAGCAAATGGTGGTTGTGTTTTGCCAAAAAGAAGTTCATGGACAAATCTTTATCAGGTCCTGgtcaatag